A window from Leptospira wolffii serovar Khorat str. Khorat-H2 encodes these proteins:
- the fliG gene encoding flagellar motor switch protein FliG, with protein sequence MEKDSKLQTRDQKVKKAAMLLLSLDKDAAAKALAQLDEKLIEEIVQEMAKIKAVSKSEKEEALLDFQGSLKELAGESRGGIDTARELLYQSLGKEKSESILGKLDRKDTEEDFSFLNDAEPQTLAHLLAPEHTQTIAVTLAFLHPKKAAETLKFLPKEIQSKVAVRLANTTKTHPDAIRQIAKVLKKKYEQRDKSEFSEAGGAEALASILNHMDKSLEETILKELEEHSPELASQVREKLYTFEDILLLNSKEMRILINRLGGDDLIAIALRGAGDQIKAHFFEAMSKNRANDILESMEIRGKVTLKEITDARNGILTVLRDLEEIGEIILKKDSEEFI encoded by the coding sequence GTGGAAAAAGACTCCAAACTCCAGACTCGCGACCAAAAGGTAAAAAAGGCCGCTATGCTTTTGCTTTCCTTAGACAAGGACGCCGCGGCAAAGGCATTAGCCCAATTGGACGAGAAGCTGATCGAAGAAATCGTTCAAGAAATGGCCAAGATCAAGGCGGTCTCTAAGTCCGAGAAAGAGGAAGCGTTACTGGACTTTCAGGGTTCCTTAAAGGAACTAGCGGGAGAATCCAGGGGCGGAATCGACACTGCAAGAGAGCTACTTTACCAATCTCTGGGTAAGGAAAAATCGGAAAGCATATTAGGAAAACTAGATAGAAAGGATACTGAAGAGGATTTTTCCTTTCTAAACGACGCAGAACCCCAAACGCTTGCTCATCTTCTCGCTCCGGAGCATACCCAAACGATCGCCGTCACCCTGGCCTTCCTTCATCCTAAGAAAGCGGCCGAGACTTTGAAATTTTTGCCTAAGGAAATCCAAAGTAAGGTCGCGGTCCGACTCGCCAACACCACCAAAACCCATCCCGACGCGATACGCCAAATAGCCAAAGTTCTGAAGAAAAAATACGAACAAAGGGATAAATCGGAATTCAGCGAAGCAGGTGGAGCAGAAGCTCTGGCAAGCATCCTGAATCATATGGACAAATCCTTGGAAGAAACCATCCTTAAGGAACTGGAGGAGCATTCTCCGGAATTGGCTTCTCAGGTTAGGGAGAAACTCTATACCTTCGAGGACATTTTACTACTCAACTCCAAGGAAATGCGCATCCTGATCAACAGATTGGGAGGAGACGATTTGATCGCAATCGCCTTACGAGGAGCAGGAGATCAGATCAAGGCGCACTTCTTCGAAGCTATGTCTAAGAACAGAGCCAACGATATTCTGGAAAGTATGGAGATTCGCGGGAAAGTAACCCTGAAAGAAATCACGGACGCAAGGAATGGTATTCTTACAGTCTTACGGGATTTGGAAGAGATTGGAGAGATCATCTTGAAAAAGGATTCGGAAGAATTTATTTGA
- a CDS encoding pyruvate dehydrogenase complex dihydrolipoamide acetyltransferase, with translation MAKISEMTQLSPTMSEGVLVKWLKKKGDSVNPGEAIAEVETDKAVMEMEAFDSGVLLEIIAQEGAKLPVGAPVAIIGKAGEDISALLTEAKSRSAPSPSSASSPSLPPSPPPAEKKMETKTESIPSEKFVSKEPERENSIQNPSRGLSPSAVEGRIKASPLARKLAEDSGVDLSRIRGTGPEGRILKRDIESGIPAFLSPASPFLEANFQEEKLPISGMRRTIASRLVHSKTHQPHFYLDMEIDAEPLVQLRENFNSDLKASGEEIKLSLNDFIIRASALSLRKVPEVNSSWREDHILKHGRVDVGVAVSIEGGLITPYVRNADLKTVLEIGRTVKELASRARERKLKPEEFSDGTFTVSNLGMFGIDRFAAVINEPEAAILAIGNVVSKPVIKNGAIVPGKTLSVCLSCDHRVVDGAVGAGWLEIFKNFLEHPLRLLA, from the coding sequence ATGGCAAAAATATCCGAAATGACCCAGCTCAGCCCCACGATGTCCGAGGGAGTTCTGGTTAAATGGCTCAAGAAAAAGGGCGACTCCGTGAACCCGGGCGAAGCCATCGCGGAGGTGGAAACGGATAAGGCCGTCATGGAAATGGAGGCCTTCGATTCGGGCGTGCTTTTGGAAATCATAGCCCAGGAAGGAGCGAAGCTTCCTGTAGGAGCCCCGGTTGCTATCATCGGCAAGGCGGGGGAAGATATCTCGGCTCTTCTTACGGAAGCGAAATCCAGATCGGCCCCCTCCCCTTCTTCCGCTAGCTCGCCCTCGCTCCCACCGTCTCCTCCCCCCGCGGAGAAAAAGATGGAAACCAAAACCGAATCGATCCCTTCGGAAAAATTCGTTTCTAAGGAGCCGGAAAGAGAAAACTCTATCCAAAATCCGAGTAGAGGACTTTCTCCTTCAGCCGTCGAGGGTAGAATCAAAGCTTCTCCGTTAGCGCGCAAACTTGCCGAAGACTCCGGAGTAGATCTATCCAGAATACGCGGAACCGGCCCGGAAGGAAGGATTCTCAAAAGAGATATAGAATCCGGAATCCCTGCTTTCCTCTCCCCAGCTTCTCCTTTCTTAGAAGCCAATTTTCAGGAGGAGAAATTACCGATCTCGGGAATGAGAAGAACCATAGCTTCCAGACTCGTTCACTCCAAAACCCACCAACCTCATTTTTATTTGGATATGGAGATAGATGCGGAACCCCTAGTACAACTTAGGGAGAATTTTAATTCGGATCTGAAAGCCTCCGGAGAGGAAATCAAACTAAGCTTAAACGATTTTATCATTCGTGCCTCGGCTCTTTCTTTGCGTAAGGTTCCGGAAGTGAATTCCTCTTGGAGAGAGGATCATATTCTCAAACACGGAAGAGTGGATGTGGGAGTCGCAGTATCCATCGAGGGTGGACTCATCACTCCGTATGTGAGGAATGCGGATCTTAAGACGGTTTTAGAAATAGGAAGAACGGTAAAAGAACTTGCCTCCCGTGCAAGGGAACGAAAACTCAAACCCGAAGAGTTTTCGGACGGAACCTTTACTGTCTCCAATCTGGGAATGTTCGGCATCGATCGATTTGCCGCGGTTATCAACGAACCGGAAGCGGCCATTCTTGCAATTGGAAACGTTGTTTCCAAGCCAGTAATCAAAAACGGCGCTATCGTTCCCGGTAAGACCCTATCCGTGTGCTTGTCCTGCGACCACAGAGTCGTGGACGGAGCGGTGGGAGCCGGATGGCTGGAGATATTTAAGAATTTCCTGGAGCATCCCCTCCGTTTACTCGCATAA
- a CDS encoding pyruvate dehydrogenase complex E1 component subunit beta — protein MAVLTYREALNRAMTEEMEKDPNIFLMGEEVGHYEGAYKVSQGMLTKFGEKRVIDTPISENGFAGVGIGAAMVGLRPIIEFMTWNFSLVAIDQIINSAAKMNYMSAGQFPIPIVFRGAGGAGGRLAAQHSQSFESWYAHIPGLKVLAPYTPSDAYGLLKTSIRDNNPTIFIESEVLYGTKGEVAEGEFSIPMGKADIKREGTQLTIISWSRALMYVLPAAEKLAKEGISVEVLDLRSIRPLDEEAILASVRKTNRALIVEEGWNVAGFGAQVAYQIQKDAFDYLDAPVERITQEDVPMPYAANLEKLSLPSEDKIIRKVREMIK, from the coding sequence ATGGCCGTACTCACTTATAGAGAAGCTCTAAACCGGGCCATGACCGAAGAAATGGAAAAGGACCCGAATATCTTTCTCATGGGAGAAGAGGTAGGCCATTACGAGGGAGCCTATAAGGTTTCCCAAGGTATGCTTACCAAATTCGGAGAAAAAAGAGTCATAGATACTCCTATCTCGGAGAACGGCTTTGCGGGAGTAGGAATCGGCGCGGCAATGGTCGGGCTTAGACCCATCATAGAATTCATGACCTGGAATTTCTCTCTTGTAGCCATTGATCAAATCATCAACTCCGCAGCCAAAATGAATTATATGAGCGCCGGACAATTTCCCATTCCCATCGTTTTTCGAGGCGCGGGAGGAGCGGGAGGCAGACTCGCGGCCCAACATTCCCAATCTTTCGAGAGTTGGTACGCTCATATTCCAGGCTTAAAAGTCTTGGCTCCTTACACCCCTTCCGACGCTTACGGCTTGCTCAAGACATCCATTCGCGACAATAATCCCACCATTTTCATAGAAAGCGAAGTATTATACGGAACTAAAGGGGAAGTCGCGGAAGGAGAATTTTCCATCCCGATGGGAAAGGCTGACATCAAAAGAGAAGGAACCCAGCTTACGATCATCAGCTGGTCGAGAGCACTGATGTACGTCCTGCCTGCGGCGGAAAAGCTCGCCAAGGAAGGAATTTCCGTAGAAGTCCTGGACTTAAGGAGCATTCGGCCCTTGGACGAAGAAGCCATTCTCGCATCCGTTAGAAAGACGAATCGGGCACTCATTGTGGAAGAAGGATGGAATGTGGCCGGATTCGGAGCACAGGTAGCCTACCAAATACAAAAGGATGCTTTCGATTATCTGGACGCACCGGTGGAAAGAATCACCCAGGAAGACGTCCCTATGCCGTATGCGGCCAACCTGGAAAAACTTTCCCTCCCGAGCGAGGATAAGATAATCCGAAAAGTCAGAGAAATGATTAAATAA
- the pdhA gene encoding pyruvate dehydrogenase (acetyl-transferring) E1 component subunit alpha, producing the protein MMSQPKTKKDTQDLHELYRQMLLIRRFEEASAKAYSMGKIGGFCHLYIGQEAVGVGAISALEAKDYIVSTYRDHGHALARGLEPKSLMAELFGKRTGIVKGNGGSMHFFDKNKNFMGGHGIVGGHISLAAGIAYASKYRNDGAVTLCFFGEGAANIGSFHEGMNLAAIWKLPLVMICENNHYAMGTPEYRALSVKDVSVRATAYDIARDHIEGDEVRKVRDHVKVAVERARRGEGPTLMEISTYRFRGHSMSDPAKYRTKEELEKYKQGDPLVRAEKELVAAGWAHEELTQMDENIAKLIEESVDFAEKSEEPPLGWLYKHVYAENV; encoded by the coding sequence ATTATGAGCCAACCTAAAACAAAAAAAGACACCCAAGATTTACACGAACTCTATCGACAGATGCTTCTGATCCGACGCTTTGAAGAGGCTTCCGCAAAAGCCTATAGCATGGGTAAAATCGGCGGCTTCTGTCATTTATACATCGGTCAAGAAGCCGTAGGCGTAGGGGCTATCTCCGCACTGGAAGCAAAGGATTATATCGTTTCCACTTATAGGGATCACGGACACGCTTTGGCAAGAGGATTGGAACCTAAGTCTCTCATGGCCGAACTATTCGGAAAACGAACAGGAATCGTAAAAGGCAACGGGGGCTCCATGCACTTTTTCGATAAGAACAAAAATTTCATGGGTGGTCACGGAATCGTAGGAGGACATATCTCTCTAGCAGCCGGGATCGCCTACGCTTCCAAATATAGAAACGACGGTGCGGTCACACTCTGCTTTTTCGGAGAAGGAGCGGCCAATATAGGATCCTTTCACGAAGGAATGAATCTCGCGGCCATCTGGAAATTACCGTTAGTAATGATCTGTGAGAATAATCATTACGCCATGGGAACTCCGGAATACCGCGCACTTTCCGTCAAAGACGTATCCGTTCGGGCCACAGCTTACGATATAGCGAGAGATCATATAGAAGGCGACGAAGTTCGCAAAGTTCGAGACCACGTGAAAGTCGCAGTTGAAAGAGCGAGAAGAGGAGAAGGTCCTACTCTTATGGAGATCTCGACCTATAGATTCCGCGGACACTCCATGTCGGATCCCGCCAAATACAGAACCAAAGAAGAATTAGAAAAGTATAAACAAGGAGACCCTCTCGTCCGAGCCGAAAAAGAGTTGGTCGCCGCAGGATGGGCGCATGAAGAGCTGACTCAAATGGACGAGAATATCGCCAAGCTGATCGAGGAATCCGTGGACTTCGCAGAAAAAAGCGAGGAACCGCCTCTGGGATGGCTTTATAAACACGTTTATGCGGAGAATGTATAA
- a CDS encoding response regulator, which produces MNLSRTILVTEDEPGILDTIRIVLESEGFRMLTAMTGTDCLTLLKESPDLLVLDVGLPDSNGFEILKELRKKYSTPVILLTARESELDRILGLELGADDYMVKPFSPRELTARIRAVLRRYDVKSQEKPNDFFADEDRKTIHYFGKALTLTPYEYKTLVLFLKRRGRIFTREEIMDLVWTEPEESFDRAVDTVIKNLRFRLKEIRPDLDPIETRRGQGYGLKETL; this is translated from the coding sequence ATGAACTTATCTAGGACGATTCTGGTCACAGAAGACGAGCCGGGCATACTAGATACGATACGTATCGTTCTGGAATCCGAAGGCTTCCGTATGTTGACCGCGATGACCGGAACGGATTGTCTTACTCTTCTAAAAGAATCTCCCGACTTACTCGTTTTGGACGTGGGTTTGCCCGATTCTAACGGATTTGAAATTTTAAAAGAGCTAAGAAAGAAATATTCCACACCCGTGATTCTTTTGACGGCGAGAGAATCCGAATTGGATCGAATCCTCGGATTGGAGTTGGGTGCGGACGATTATATGGTAAAACCGTTTAGTCCTAGAGAATTGACGGCAAGAATCCGCGCGGTCCTCCGTAGATATGACGTTAAATCCCAAGAGAAACCGAACGATTTTTTTGCGGACGAAGATCGTAAAACCATACATTATTTCGGGAAAGCTCTAACTCTAACGCCCTACGAATACAAAACACTGGTTCTTTTCCTAAAGAGAAGGGGAAGAATTTTCACTAGAGAGGAAATCATGGATCTGGTATGGACCGAACCCGAGGAAAGTTTCGATCGGGCGGTGGACACGGTAATCAAGAATCTGCGCTTCCGACTCAAGGAAATCCGACCCGATTTGGATCCGATTGAGACTAGGAGAGGCCAGGGATACGGTCTAAAGGAAACGCTATGA
- the creD gene encoding cell envelope integrity protein CreD: MFKIQTSVNLRILILGVMLVGFLVPLAMVGGLVSERQDRAREALLEMGSKWGSPQIVAGPFLVVPYKLYKEKKKGEDAEEVAEEGEVYFLPETLNVESDLKAEKRKRGIYEAVLYGGNVKIRGEFKAPTRNDFPSRTERIGWEEAKLIVSVSDPKGIGNAIQLAWSGKEKSFQPGSSSPYIPSGLYTDLDLSKRESSLSFQIQMPLKGSESVSFVPLGKDSSIKISSDWKDPSFEGSLLPRERTITDNGFQAVWESSYFARNYPQVIPYMNRGLMETMEMSGYGVRLILPVDHYLKLERSLKYAILFLATSFTLFFLLEIFGGKILHPLQYLMIGTAMVVFYVLTLSLSEHLGFGFAYLAASLAVSGLISYYAGSVLQSLKRGLLAGGYYAGLYSFLYVILSSEDNALLLGSVAVFLLLALLMHLTRKIDWYSFGSKEKALA, translated from the coding sequence ATGTTCAAAATACAAACTTCAGTGAATCTTAGGATTCTTATATTAGGCGTTATGCTCGTAGGGTTCCTTGTCCCTCTCGCAATGGTAGGGGGACTCGTATCCGAAAGGCAGGACCGTGCGAGAGAAGCCCTTCTAGAGATGGGAAGCAAATGGGGTTCTCCTCAAATTGTGGCAGGCCCTTTCCTTGTGGTCCCTTATAAATTGTATAAGGAAAAGAAGAAGGGAGAGGATGCCGAAGAAGTCGCAGAAGAAGGAGAGGTCTATTTTTTACCGGAAACCCTAAATGTGGAGTCGGATCTAAAGGCGGAGAAAAGAAAGCGGGGAATTTACGAAGCCGTTCTATACGGGGGAAACGTAAAAATCCGAGGAGAATTCAAAGCTCCGACAAGAAACGATTTTCCGAGTAGAACCGAACGAATCGGTTGGGAAGAGGCAAAATTGATCGTTTCCGTTAGCGATCCTAAAGGAATCGGAAACGCGATCCAGTTGGCCTGGTCCGGAAAAGAGAAATCGTTCCAACCGGGATCCTCTTCTCCTTATATTCCATCCGGGTTGTATACGGATTTGGATCTTTCTAAGCGTGAATCTTCTCTATCTTTCCAAATCCAAATGCCTTTGAAAGGATCCGAATCCGTTTCCTTCGTCCCATTGGGAAAAGACAGTTCGATTAAAATTTCTTCCGACTGGAAGGATCCGTCCTTCGAAGGTTCCCTATTGCCCAGGGAAAGAACGATCACGGACAACGGGTTTCAAGCGGTTTGGGAATCCTCTTACTTTGCCAGAAATTATCCGCAAGTGATTCCTTATATGAATCGCGGGCTCATGGAAACTATGGAGATGTCCGGATACGGAGTACGTCTTATTCTTCCCGTGGACCATTATTTGAAATTGGAGAGGTCTTTGAAATATGCCATCCTGTTCTTGGCCACAAGTTTTACGTTATTCTTCCTTTTGGAAATATTCGGAGGCAAGATACTGCATCCTTTACAATATCTGATGATAGGAACCGCAATGGTAGTCTTCTATGTCTTGACTCTTTCCTTATCGGAGCATCTAGGATTCGGGTTCGCTTATCTTGCGGCATCTTTGGCAGTCTCCGGTTTGATCTCGTATTATGCAGGCTCCGTACTCCAGAGTCTTAAGAGGGGACTACTTGCGGGAGGATATTATGCAGGACTGTATTCTTTCCTGTATGTGATACTTTCTTCCGAAGACAACGCGCTCCTTTTAGGATCCGTCGCAGTCTTCCTTCTCTTAGCGCTTCTCATGCATCTGACTAGGAAGATCGATTGGTATTCCTTCGGGTCCAAGGAGAAGGCTCTCGCTTAA
- a CDS encoding DUF1361 domain-containing protein, whose product MNLLLRIPFLSQLSVLFLSCGFSVLLLIARMIVSQERSFLFLVWNLFLAIVPVVVSYFSYLYYLWRGGRIGIFFFGLLCVWFIFFPNSPYIVTDFIHLRARHSIPIWFDILLIFSFAWSGFFAGLISLRMIHLILSERIGVRSGWLFILSVAPITSLGICIGRFYRWNSWDVLENPRSLLLDSLDFLGKVIGSPRLAGVLGLMSLGLVLAYLLILSVGDMRRSKERNS is encoded by the coding sequence ATGAATTTACTCCTTCGTATTCCTTTTTTATCCCAACTGTCCGTACTTTTTCTATCCTGCGGATTTAGCGTTCTTCTTTTGATAGCACGGATGATCGTATCCCAGGAGAGAAGCTTTCTTTTTTTAGTCTGGAATTTATTCTTAGCGATCGTGCCGGTCGTCGTGTCCTATTTCTCCTATTTATATTATCTTTGGAGAGGAGGAAGAATCGGAATTTTCTTCTTCGGCTTATTGTGTGTCTGGTTCATATTCTTTCCTAACTCGCCTTATATAGTAACGGATTTCATCCACTTACGAGCCAGGCATTCCATACCGATTTGGTTCGATATATTATTGATATTTTCCTTTGCCTGGAGCGGTTTCTTTGCTGGTTTGATTTCCTTAAGAATGATCCATCTGATCCTGAGCGAAAGAATCGGCGTCCGCAGCGGATGGCTTTTCATTCTCTCGGTGGCACCTATCACTTCGTTGGGAATTTGTATCGGCAGATTCTATCGTTGGAACAGTTGGGATGTTTTAGAAAATCCCAGGTCCCTTCTTTTGGACTCGTTGGACTTTCTAGGAAAAGTGATCGGTAGCCCAAGATTAGCAGGAGTCCTGGGGCTCATGTCTTTGGGGCTGGTTCTCGCCTATCTTCTGATTCTTTCCGTAGGGGATATGAGAAGGAGTAAGGAAAGAAATTCATAA
- a CDS encoding flagellin has product MIINHNLAAINSHRVLKFQNNEVAKNMEALSSGMRINRAGDDASGLAVSEKMRTQVKGLRQAERNTEDGMSLIQTTEGYLQETNDIIQRIRVLAIQSSNGIYGAEDRQMIQVEVSQLVDEIDRISSQAEFNKMALLQGDFARGSRTASMWFHIGPNQHQRERVYIATMTAKALNLIKADGSLLTLSTAEWANDAIGLLDDALMKINKQRANLGAYFNRLEHASKGLMVAYENIQASESRIRDADMAEETVSFTKNQILVQSGTAMLAQANVRPQSVLQLLR; this is encoded by the coding sequence ATGATCATTAACCACAACTTAGCCGCGATTAACTCCCACCGCGTTCTGAAGTTCCAGAACAACGAAGTGGCGAAAAACATGGAGGCTCTCTCTTCCGGTATGCGTATCAACCGTGCCGGTGACGACGCTTCCGGTCTTGCCGTTTCCGAGAAGATGAGAACTCAGGTGAAAGGACTTCGCCAAGCGGAGAGAAACACCGAGGACGGTATGTCCCTGATCCAAACTACGGAAGGGTATCTGCAGGAAACTAACGATATCATCCAAAGGATCCGCGTACTTGCCATCCAATCTTCTAACGGTATCTACGGCGCCGAAGACCGCCAAATGATCCAAGTGGAAGTTTCTCAGCTCGTTGACGAGATCGATCGCATTTCCTCCCAAGCAGAGTTCAATAAGATGGCATTGCTCCAAGGCGATTTCGCCCGTGGATCAAGAACCGCGTCTATGTGGTTCCACATCGGACCGAACCAGCACCAGAGGGAACGGGTTTATATCGCAACGATGACCGCTAAAGCCTTGAACTTGATCAAAGCTGACGGCTCTCTGTTGACTCTCTCCACTGCAGAGTGGGCGAACGACGCAATCGGACTTTTGGACGATGCGTTAATGAAAATCAACAAACAAAGAGCAAACCTCGGAGCTTACTTCAACCGTTTAGAGCATGCTTCTAAAGGCCTGATGGTAGCTTACGAGAACATCCAAGCTTCAGAGTCGAGAATCAGGGACGCGGATATGGCAGAGGAAACTGTATCGTTCACTAAGAACCAGATCCTGGTTCAGTCCGGTACTGCTATGTTAGCTCAGGCTAACGTAAGACCTCAGTCCGTCCTCCAGTTACTTAGGTAA
- a CDS encoding flagellin — MIINHNLSAVNSHRSLKFNEQAVDKTMKALSSGMRINSAGDDASGLAVSEKLRTQINGLRQAERNTEDGMSFIQTAEGFLQQTSDIIQRIRVLAIQTSNGIYSPEDRQLVQVEVSALVDEVDRIASQAEFNRFKLFEGDFARGSKRASMWFHMGPNQNQRERFFIGTMTSRALKLTKADGRPIAVSSPGEANDVIGLADAALGKIMKQRADMGAYFNRLEYSAKGLMAAYENMQASESRIRDADMAEEMVTLTTKQILVQSGTAMLVQANMKPNSVLKLLQL, encoded by the coding sequence ATGATTATCAATCACAACCTGAGCGCGGTGAACTCTCATCGCTCTCTGAAGTTCAACGAGCAAGCTGTGGATAAAACCATGAAAGCTTTATCGTCCGGTATGAGGATCAACTCCGCCGGCGACGACGCTTCTGGTTTGGCTGTCTCCGAGAAACTTCGGACCCAAATCAACGGTCTGAGGCAAGCGGAGAGGAATACGGAAGACGGGATGAGTTTCATCCAGACTGCTGAGGGTTTCCTCCAGCAGACCTCGGACATCATCCAAAGAATCCGGGTTTTGGCCATCCAAACCTCGAATGGAATCTACAGCCCCGAAGACAGACAGTTGGTTCAGGTGGAAGTTTCCGCTTTAGTCGACGAGGTGGATCGGATTGCTTCCCAAGCGGAGTTCAACCGATTCAAATTGTTCGAAGGAGATTTCGCAAGAGGTTCTAAAAGAGCTTCTATGTGGTTCCATATGGGACCGAACCAGAACCAAAGGGAGAGGTTCTTCATTGGAACCATGACTTCCCGGGCGTTAAAGCTGACCAAGGCTGACGGCAGACCCATTGCGGTTTCTTCTCCTGGGGAAGCGAACGACGTGATCGGCTTAGCCGACGCCGCGCTCGGAAAGATCATGAAACAGAGGGCGGATATGGGGGCTTATTTTAACAGGCTCGAATATTCCGCAAAGGGGCTCATGGCTGCATACGAAAATATGCAAGCCTCCGAGTCTAGAATTCGGGACGCGGATATGGCGGAGGAAATGGTTACGCTAACTACAAAACAAATACTCGTGCAGAGTGGTACGGCGATGTTAGTGCAAGCCAATATGAAACCGAATTCGGTCCTGAAACTTCTCCAACTTTAG
- a CDS encoding ArsR/SmtB family transcription factor: protein MQALDAIADPTRRKILELLFEGELGAGEIAGHFDISQAAISQHLKVLRDCHLIQARVDGQRRIHSLDYRGWKEIQDWLDRAKNFWEGRLDALEKELRANKMRKEKR, encoded by the coding sequence ATGCAAGCATTAGATGCGATCGCAGATCCAACAAGGCGTAAGATCTTAGAACTATTGTTCGAAGGGGAATTGGGGGCGGGTGAAATTGCAGGGCATTTCGATATTAGCCAAGCCGCGATCTCCCAGCACCTGAAAGTTTTGAGAGATTGCCATTTGATCCAGGCTAGAGTGGATGGGCAACGTAGGATCCATTCCCTGGACTATAGAGGTTGGAAAGAGATCCAAGACTGGCTGGATCGAGCCAAGAATTTCTGGGAAGGAAGATTGGACGCCTTGGAAAAGGAATTGAGAGCCAATAAAATGAGGAAGGAGAAGAGATAG
- a CDS encoding SRPBCC family protein, whose product MKNLSINKNYGTFVSDSEVRFERLLPGPIQTVWEYLTDSEKRGTWLAKGNMEMRVGGKVELNFLHSSLSDEKTYPDRFKAMENGISGEETITEIDPPRFLSFTWYPDSEVSFELIEKGEDVLLTVRHHKLKKDNDKLLVSAGWHSHLDILVSKLYKETVPKFWQSFLKYESEYEKALKVAGK is encoded by the coding sequence ATGAAGAATCTATCCATTAATAAGAATTACGGTACTTTCGTATCCGACAGCGAAGTGCGTTTCGAAAGATTATTACCCGGACCGATACAGACAGTTTGGGAATACCTAACCGATTCCGAGAAAAGGGGAACCTGGCTCGCCAAAGGAAATATGGAGATGAGAGTAGGAGGGAAGGTGGAATTAAACTTTCTGCATTCTTCTCTTTCGGATGAGAAGACTTATCCGGATCGATTCAAGGCCATGGAAAACGGAATCAGCGGCGAGGAAACGATTACTGAAATCGATCCACCTCGATTCTTAAGTTTTACTTGGTATCCGGATTCGGAGGTGAGTTTCGAATTGATCGAAAAGGGAGAGGACGTTCTTCTAACAGTAAGACATCATAAATTGAAGAAGGATAACGATAAGCTTTTGGTTTCCGCCGGATGGCATTCCCATCTGGATATATTGGTTTCCAAATTGTATAAGGAAACCGTTCCCAAATTCTGGCAAAGTTTCTTAAAATACGAATCCGAATACGAAAAGGCTTTGAAGGTAGCCGGGAAATAA